One genomic segment of Desulfurispira natronophila includes these proteins:
- the lysS gene encoding lysine--tRNA ligase codes for MTEHDSNEQIEQRKAKLAQLVEMGEQVYKGSSLRDTDIVQIHNDYQDTGRQELEEQKDDLPRFCVAGRIMALRSFGKAAFIKLQDRTGTVQCYVARDDIGTDCYQKFKKFEVGDLVELSGHPFRTKTDELSLYASRCILLAKATRPLPEKWHGLKDRETCYRQRYVDLMVNAESRQRFHMRSRIVQYIRDYFLQRDFLEVETPMMHPIVGGATAKPFITHHNTLDMDLYLRIAPELYLKRLVVGGFERVFEINRNFRNEGISPKHNPEFTMIEWYEAYANYQDHMALTEDLLCGMVEKLVGGDTLTYGEHEISLQRPFPRLTIRQALQQYTHLGASELEDPESLRRLLKELGHDGEYGSHERLLFAVFEEMVESQLIQPTFIIDFPKEISPLAKSHDDNPDITERFELFVAGWELANGFTELNDPVDQYERFLKQVEAKNAGDEEASDMDLDYIRALEYGLPPTAGEGMGIDRLVMLLTNAPSIRDVILFPHMRPEQL; via the coding sequence ATGACAGAACACGATTCCAACGAGCAGATAGAACAGCGCAAGGCCAAGCTGGCCCAACTGGTGGAAATGGGAGAGCAGGTTTATAAGGGTAGCAGTCTGCGGGACACAGATATTGTGCAGATCCACAATGATTACCAGGATACAGGACGACAAGAGCTTGAGGAGCAGAAGGATGACCTTCCTCGCTTTTGTGTGGCTGGCCGCATCATGGCACTGCGCAGTTTTGGAAAAGCAGCATTTATAAAGTTGCAGGATCGCACCGGTACGGTGCAGTGCTACGTGGCCCGGGACGATATCGGTACTGACTGCTACCAGAAGTTTAAAAAGTTTGAAGTGGGAGATCTGGTGGAACTTTCTGGTCACCCCTTTCGCACCAAAACCGACGAACTTTCCCTGTACGCATCTCGTTGTATCCTGCTGGCCAAGGCGACTCGCCCTCTGCCGGAAAAGTGGCACGGGCTGAAGGACCGGGAAACCTGCTATCGTCAGCGTTACGTGGACCTGATGGTCAATGCCGAGTCCCGTCAGCGTTTTCACATGCGCAGCCGCATTGTGCAGTATATCCGTGACTACTTTCTGCAGCGGGACTTTCTGGAAGTGGAGACGCCCATGATGCACCCCATTGTAGGAGGTGCTACGGCCAAACCTTTTATTACCCACCACAATACCCTGGACATGGATCTCTACCTGCGAATAGCGCCTGAGCTGTACCTCAAGCGCCTGGTGGTAGGGGGCTTTGAACGGGTATTTGAAATAAACCGTAATTTTCGCAATGAAGGTATTTCCCCCAAACACAATCCGGAATTTACCATGATCGAGTGGTACGAAGCCTATGCCAATTACCAGGATCATATGGCGCTGACGGAAGACCTTCTGTGCGGCATGGTGGAAAAGTTGGTGGGGGGAGATACTCTGACCTATGGTGAACACGAAATATCCCTGCAGCGCCCCTTTCCGCGCCTGACTATTCGTCAGGCTTTGCAGCAGTATACCCATCTGGGTGCTTCTGAACTGGAAGATCCGGAAAGTCTGCGCCGCCTCCTCAAGGAGCTTGGCCATGATGGGGAGTACGGATCTCACGAGCGCTTGCTCTTTGCGGTTTTTGAGGAAATGGTGGAAAGCCAGTTGATACAGCCAACGTTTATTATCGATTTCCCCAAGGAGATTAGTCCCCTGGCAAAGTCTCATGACGACAATCCGGACATCACGGAGCGCTTTGAGCTTTTTGTCGCGGGTTGGGAACTGGCCAATGGCTTTACCGAGTTAAACGATCCCGTAGATCAGTATGAGCGCTTTCTCAAGCAGGTTGAAGCCAAAAACGCCGGTGATGAGGAGGCTTCAGATATGGATCTGGACTATATTCGCGCCCTGGAGTATGGGCTGCCTCCCACGGCTGGAGAGGGAATGGGTATCGACCGGTTGGTGATGCTTCTGACCAATGCGCCTTCCATTCGCGATGTTATTCTTTTCCCTCATATGCGGCCTGAGCAGTTGTAG